From the genome of Alicyclobacillus sp. SO9:
ACTTCGCATAAGGCCATCTTCCCAGAATGCTGGCTAACGCTGCGATACCTGCCCAAAATCAGACCCAAAGCTGAGCTGTCCATAAAGTCAATGTCGCGGAAATTCATGACTAATCCACGGTAGTCCGTTTGTCTCAACTGTTCTTCAATCTCATCACGAATGCCTTCAACAGCGTGATGGTCGAGTTCGCCGCGAAGTTGAACCACTAGTACACTGTTGTCCACTTGTGCCGTCATGTTCATGGGTGTGTCCCTCCCCGTTGGTGGTCATGTTCTCATGGTGTAGTTTACAATCTTTTAGCTCAAACTCCTGCACCGTCGACGAAACTAGT
Proteins encoded in this window:
- the spoIIAA gene encoding anti-sigma F factor antagonist yields the protein MNMTAQVDNSVLVVQLRGELDHHAVEGIRDEIEEQLRQTDYRGLVMNFRDIDFMDSSALGLILGRYRSVSQHSGKMALCEVTASLRKIFELSGILKILPLFETEDMAIQFVKES